One window of the Canis aureus isolate CA01 chromosome 1, VMU_Caureus_v.1.0, whole genome shotgun sequence genome contains the following:
- the FOXA3 gene encoding hepatocyte nuclear factor 3-gamma isoform X1 → MLGSVKMEAHDLAEWSYYPEAGEVYSPVTPVPSMAPLNSYMTLNPLSSPYPPGGLPASPLPSGPLAPPAPAAPLGPTFPGLGASSGGGSSSGYGGPGAGLVPGKEMPKGYRRPLAHAKPPYSYISLITMAIQQAPGKMLTLSEIYQWIMDLFPYYRENQQRWQNSIRHSLSFNDCFVKVARSPDKPGKGSYWALHPSSGNMFENGCYLRRQKRFKLEEKVKKGAGGTSTSKNSAGAAASATTPAAQVTSPPQPQPPPPEPEAPGGEDVGALDCGSPPSSTPYFTGLELPGELKLDAPYNFNHPFSINNLMSEQTPAPPKLDVGFGGYGAEGGEPGVYYQGVYSRSLLNAS, encoded by the exons ATGCTGGGCTCGGTGAAGATGGAGGCCCATGACCTGGCCGAGTGGAGCTACTACCCGGAGGCGGGCGAG GTCTACTCACCGGTGACCCCAGTGCCCAGCATGGCCCCCCTTAACTCCTACATGACCCTGAACCCTCTGAGCTCTCCCTACCCCCCCggggggctccctgcctctccacTGCCCTCAGGACCCCTggcgcccccagccccagcgGCACCCCTGGGGCCCACCTTCCCGGGCCTGGGTGCCAGCAGTGGTGGGGGCAGCAGCTCGGGGTATGGGGGCCCGGGAGCGGGGCTGGTGCCGGGGAAGGAGATGCCCAAAGGCTACCGGCGGCCACTGGCCCACGCCAAGCCGCCATATTCCTACATCTCGCTCATCACCATGGCCATCCAGCAGGCGCCGGGCAAGATGCTGACCCTGAGCGAGATCTACCAGTGGATCATGGACCTCTTCCCCTACTACCGGGAGAACCAGCAACGCTGGCAGAACTCCATCCGCCACTCTCTGTCTTTCAACGACTGCTTTGTCAAGGTGGCGCGCTCCCCAGACAAGCCGGGCAAGGGCTCCTACTGGGCCCTGCACCCCAGCTCAGGTAACATGTTTGAGAATGGCTGCTACCTGCGCCGCCAGAAGCGCTTCAAGCTGGAAGAGAAGGTGAAGAAAGGGGCTGGCGGGACCTCCACCTCCAAGAACAGTGCCGGGGCCGCCGCCTCGGCCACCACCCCTGCTGCCCAGGTCACCTCTCCCCCGCAACCCCAGCCTCCACCACCTGAGCCGGAGGCCCCCGGCGGGGAAGATGTGGGGGCTCTGGACTGTGGCTCACCCCCTTCCTCCACACCCTATTTCACTGGCCTGGAGCTCCCGGGGGAGCTGAAGCTGGATGCACCCTACAACTTCAACCACCCTTTCTCCATCAACAATCTGATGTCAGAACAGACACCAGCACCTCCTAAACTGGACGTGGGGTTTGGGGGCtatggggcagagggtggggagccTGGGGTGTACTACCAGGGTGTCTATTCCCGCTCTCTGCTTAACGCATCCTAG
- the IRF2BP1 gene encoding interferon regulatory factor 2-binding protein 1 produces MASVQASRRQWCYLCDLPKMPWAMVWDFSEAVCRGCVNFEGADRIELLIDAARQLKRSHVLPEGRSPGPPALKHPTTKDLAAAAAQGPQLPPPQAQPQPSGTGGGISGQDRYDRATSSGRLPLPSPALEYTLGSRLANGLGREEAVAEGARRALLGSMPSLVPPGLLAAAVSGLGSRGLTLAPGLSPARPAFGSDFEKEKQQRNADCLAELNEAMRGRAEEWHGRPKAVREQLLALSACAPFNVRFKKDHGLVGRVFAFDATARPPGYEFELKLFTEYPCGSGNVYAGVLAVARQMFHDALREPGKALASSGFKYLEYERRHGSGEWRQLGELLTDGVRSFREPAPAEALPQQYPEPAPAALCGPPPRAPSRNLAPTPRRRKASPEPEGEAAGKMTTEEQQQRHWVAPGGPYSADTPGVPSPIAALKNVAEALGHSPKDPGGGGGPVRAGGASPAASSTAQPPAQHRLVARNGEAEVSPTAGAEAVSGGGSGTGATPGAPLCCTLCRERLEDTHFVQCPSVPGHKFCFPCSREFIKAQGPAGEVYCPSGDKCPLVGSSVPWAFMQGEIATILAGDIKVKKERDP; encoded by the coding sequence ATGGCGTCGGTGCAGGCGTCCCGCCGCCAGTGGTGCTACCTGTGCGACCTGCCCAAGATGCCGTGGGCCATGGTGTGGGACTTCAGCGAGGCTGTGTGCCGCGGGTGCGTGAACTTCGAGGGCGCGGATCGCATCGAGCTGCTCATCGACGCTGCCCGCCAACTCAAGCGCAGCCACGTGCTCCCCGAGGGCCGCTCCCCCGGGCCCCCAGCCCTCAAGCACCCGACCACTAAGGACCTGGCTGCGGCCGCCGCACAGGGGCCTCAGCTACCGCCTCcgcaggcccagccccagccgtCAGGGACAGGCGGCGGCATCTCGGGCCAGGACCGCTATGACAGGGCCACATCGTCCGGCCGCCTCCCCCTGCCTTCGCCCGCCCTGGAGTACACCCTGGGGTCCCGCCTGGCTAATGGGCTGGGCCGGGAGGAGGCCGTGGCGGAGGGGGCTCGAAGGGCCCTGcttggctccatgcccagcttggtGCCCCCCGGGCTGCTGGCAGCTGCAGTGTCTGGCCTGGGAAGCCGAGGGCTGACGCTGGCACCCGGCTTGAGTCCTGCCCGTCCAGCTTTTGGCTCCGATTtcgagaaggagaagcagcagaggaatGCGGACTGTCTGGCAGAACTGAACGAGGCCATGCGTGGCCGGGCAGAGGAGTGGCACGGGCGCCCCAAAGCTGTGCGGGAACAGCTGCTGGCCCTGTCTGCCTGCGCCCCCTTCAACGTTCGCTTCAAGAAGGATCACGGGTTGGTGGGGCGGGTGTTCGCTTTTGACGCTACCGCCCGCCCGCCGGGCTACGAGTTCGAGCTGAAGCTTTTTACCGAATACCCCTGTGGTTCTGGCAACGTGTACGCAGGAGTCCTGGCCGTGGCTCGCCAGATGTTTCATGATGCTCTGCGGGAGCCGGGCAAGGCTCTGGCCTCATCAGGCTTCAAGTACCTCGAATATGAACGGAGGCACGGCTCAGGGGAATGGCGCcagctgggggagctgctcaCCGACGGGGTCCGCAGCTTCCGAGAGCCCGCTCCTGCCGAGGCCCTGCCGCAGCAGTACCCGGAGCCAGCCCCTGCAGCCCTCTGTGGCCCACCCCCGCGAGCCCCATCCCGGAACCTGGCGCCCACGCCACGCCGTCGCAAGGCATCCCCTGAGCCCGAGGGTGAGGCGGCTGGCAAGATGACCACCGAGGAACAGCAGCAGCGGCACTGGGTAGCGCCCGGTGGCCCATACTCCGCCGACACCCCCGGTGTGCCTTCACCCATCGCCGCCCTGAAGAATGTGGCGGAGGCCCTGGGCCACTCCCCCAAGGaccctggcgggggcgggggccctgTACGCGCTGGGGGTGCCAGCCCCGCAGCCTCCTCCACCGCCCAGCCTCCCGCCCAGCATCGTCTAGTGGCCCGCAATGGTGAGGCAGAAGTCAGCCCCACGGCAGGGGCAGAAGCTGTGAGCGGGGGTGGTAGCGGCACCGGGGCGACCCCTGGGGCCCCCCTGTGCTGTACCCTGTGCCGGGAGCGGCTGGAAGACACCCACTTCGTCCAGTGCCCCTCAGTGCCCGGACACAAGTTCTGCTTTCCCTGCTCACGGGAATTCATCAAGGCACAGGGCCCTGCCGGGGAGGTGTACTGCCCCAGTGGAGACAAGTGCCCCCTGGTGGGCTCCTCTGTCCCCTGGGCCTTCATGCAGGGCGAGATCGCCACTATCCTTGCTGGAGACATCAAGGTTAAGAAAGAACGGGACCCCTAG
- the FOXA3 gene encoding hepatocyte nuclear factor 3-gamma isoform X2 yields the protein MEGVYSPVTPVPSMAPLNSYMTLNPLSSPYPPGGLPASPLPSGPLAPPAPAAPLGPTFPGLGASSGGGSSSGYGGPGAGLVPGKEMPKGYRRPLAHAKPPYSYISLITMAIQQAPGKMLTLSEIYQWIMDLFPYYRENQQRWQNSIRHSLSFNDCFVKVARSPDKPGKGSYWALHPSSGNMFENGCYLRRQKRFKLEEKVKKGAGGTSTSKNSAGAAASATTPAAQVTSPPQPQPPPPEPEAPGGEDVGALDCGSPPSSTPYFTGLELPGELKLDAPYNFNHPFSINNLMSEQTPAPPKLDVGFGGYGAEGGEPGVYYQGVYSRSLLNAS from the exons ATGGAAGGG GTCTACTCACCGGTGACCCCAGTGCCCAGCATGGCCCCCCTTAACTCCTACATGACCCTGAACCCTCTGAGCTCTCCCTACCCCCCCggggggctccctgcctctccacTGCCCTCAGGACCCCTggcgcccccagccccagcgGCACCCCTGGGGCCCACCTTCCCGGGCCTGGGTGCCAGCAGTGGTGGGGGCAGCAGCTCGGGGTATGGGGGCCCGGGAGCGGGGCTGGTGCCGGGGAAGGAGATGCCCAAAGGCTACCGGCGGCCACTGGCCCACGCCAAGCCGCCATATTCCTACATCTCGCTCATCACCATGGCCATCCAGCAGGCGCCGGGCAAGATGCTGACCCTGAGCGAGATCTACCAGTGGATCATGGACCTCTTCCCCTACTACCGGGAGAACCAGCAACGCTGGCAGAACTCCATCCGCCACTCTCTGTCTTTCAACGACTGCTTTGTCAAGGTGGCGCGCTCCCCAGACAAGCCGGGCAAGGGCTCCTACTGGGCCCTGCACCCCAGCTCAGGTAACATGTTTGAGAATGGCTGCTACCTGCGCCGCCAGAAGCGCTTCAAGCTGGAAGAGAAGGTGAAGAAAGGGGCTGGCGGGACCTCCACCTCCAAGAACAGTGCCGGGGCCGCCGCCTCGGCCACCACCCCTGCTGCCCAGGTCACCTCTCCCCCGCAACCCCAGCCTCCACCACCTGAGCCGGAGGCCCCCGGCGGGGAAGATGTGGGGGCTCTGGACTGTGGCTCACCCCCTTCCTCCACACCCTATTTCACTGGCCTGGAGCTCCCGGGGGAGCTGAAGCTGGATGCACCCTACAACTTCAACCACCCTTTCTCCATCAACAATCTGATGTCAGAACAGACACCAGCACCTCCTAAACTGGACGTGGGGTTTGGGGGCtatggggcagagggtggggagccTGGGGTGTACTACCAGGGTGTCTATTCCCGCTCTCTGCTTAACGCATCCTAG
- the MYPOP gene encoding myb-related transcription factor, partner of profilin — protein sequence MASAAAGEAEETTRLRKPRFSFEENQILIREVRAHYPQLYGAQSRRVSVAERRRVWDGIAAKINGITSWKRTGQEVQKRWNDFKRRTKEKLARVPHSTQGAGPAAEDAFSAEEETIFAILGPGVAGPAAGAGAEQPSGAASSQPPAPSAGAQRYVLSEDRRDDRRADTPAHSKGGSSSPEQWARPSCSPQEGGCPPPKERESPPPPALQRVQLPRLALSPPPPAPPPPPPLPPPPQAPQQVHVAPSSPSPPPPPLPTPTPSAPDPSLDFLRAQQETANAIRELAGTLQQGLAKLSEALSALLPLLPGTPVDRLPPPLPPPPPPPPPPRPVLPPPTPKVEITPEPVSVVAAVVDGAVVAARGVIIAPRSEEGTPRPPPAPLPPHDSPPHKRRKGFPTRKRRGRWKSP from the exons ATGgcctcggcggcggcgggcgaGGCGGAGGAGACCACCCGGCTGCGCAAGCCGCGCTTCTCGTTCGAGGAGAACCAGATCCTGATCCGCGAGGTGCGCGCCCACTACCCGCAGCTCTACGGCGCGCAGAGCCGTCGGGTGAGCGTGGCGGAGCGGCGGCGTGTGTGGGACGGCATCGCGGCCAAGATCAACGGCATCACCAGCTGGAAGCGCACCGGCCAGGAGGTGCAGAAGCGCTGGAATGACTTCAAGCGCCGCACCAAGGAGAAGCTGGCCCGCGTGCCGCACTCCACGCAGGGCGCGGGGCCTGCCGCCGAGGACGCCTTCTCGGCGGAGGAGGAGACCATTTTTGCCATCCTGGGGCCGGGCGTGGCGGGGCCggcagcaggtgcaggggccGAGCAGCCCTCCGGGGCCGCTTCCTCGCAGCCGCCCGCCCCGAGTGCCGGCGCCCAACGCTACGTGCTGTCCGAGGACCGCAGGGACGACCGACGGGCAG ATACACCAGCCCACAGCAAGGGGGGTTCCAGCAGCCCTGAGCAGTGGGCCCGGCCCTCCTGCAGTCCCCAGGAAGGTGGCTGCCCCCCACCGAAGGAGCGTGAgtccccgccccctccagccctgcAGAGGGTCCAGTTGCCCCGCCTGGCCTTGTCTCcaccgcccccagcccctccaccaCCGCCgccgctgccaccaccaccccaggcACCTCAGCAGGTGCATGTGGCACCCTCGTCCCCCAGCCCACCACCTCCTCCACTGCCAACACCCACGCCCTCGGCCCCAGACCCCTCTCTGGACTTCCTGCGGGCTCAGCAGGAGACTGCCAACGCCATCCGGGAGCTGGCTGGCACCCTTCAGCAGGGACTGGCCAAGCTGAGTGAGGCCCTCAGCGCCCTACTGCCTCTTCTGCCCGGAACCCCAGTCGacaggctgcccccacccctgcccccacccccacccccacccccaccccccaggcccgTCCTGCCCCCACCTACCCCCAAAGTGGAGATCACCCCTGAGCCCGTATCTGTGGTAGCTGCTGTGGTGGACGGAGCGGTGGTAGCAGCCAGGGGGGTGATCATTGCCCCTAGGAGCGAGGAGGGGACCCCCcggccacccccagccccgcttCCTCCCCATGACTCACCCCCACACAAGAGGAGGAAAGGCTTTCCTACACGGAAGAGGCGGGGGCGATGGAAATCTCCGTGA
- the FOXA3 gene encoding hepatocyte nuclear factor 3-gamma isoform X3 has product MAPLNSYMTLNPLSSPYPPGGLPASPLPSGPLAPPAPAAPLGPTFPGLGASSGGGSSSGYGGPGAGLVPGKEMPKGYRRPLAHAKPPYSYISLITMAIQQAPGKMLTLSEIYQWIMDLFPYYRENQQRWQNSIRHSLSFNDCFVKVARSPDKPGKGSYWALHPSSGNMFENGCYLRRQKRFKLEEKVKKGAGGTSTSKNSAGAAASATTPAAQVTSPPQPQPPPPEPEAPGGEDVGALDCGSPPSSTPYFTGLELPGELKLDAPYNFNHPFSINNLMSEQTPAPPKLDVGFGGYGAEGGEPGVYYQGVYSRSLLNAS; this is encoded by the coding sequence ATGGCCCCCCTTAACTCCTACATGACCCTGAACCCTCTGAGCTCTCCCTACCCCCCCggggggctccctgcctctccacTGCCCTCAGGACCCCTggcgcccccagccccagcgGCACCCCTGGGGCCCACCTTCCCGGGCCTGGGTGCCAGCAGTGGTGGGGGCAGCAGCTCGGGGTATGGGGGCCCGGGAGCGGGGCTGGTGCCGGGGAAGGAGATGCCCAAAGGCTACCGGCGGCCACTGGCCCACGCCAAGCCGCCATATTCCTACATCTCGCTCATCACCATGGCCATCCAGCAGGCGCCGGGCAAGATGCTGACCCTGAGCGAGATCTACCAGTGGATCATGGACCTCTTCCCCTACTACCGGGAGAACCAGCAACGCTGGCAGAACTCCATCCGCCACTCTCTGTCTTTCAACGACTGCTTTGTCAAGGTGGCGCGCTCCCCAGACAAGCCGGGCAAGGGCTCCTACTGGGCCCTGCACCCCAGCTCAGGTAACATGTTTGAGAATGGCTGCTACCTGCGCCGCCAGAAGCGCTTCAAGCTGGAAGAGAAGGTGAAGAAAGGGGCTGGCGGGACCTCCACCTCCAAGAACAGTGCCGGGGCCGCCGCCTCGGCCACCACCCCTGCTGCCCAGGTCACCTCTCCCCCGCAACCCCAGCCTCCACCACCTGAGCCGGAGGCCCCCGGCGGGGAAGATGTGGGGGCTCTGGACTGTGGCTCACCCCCTTCCTCCACACCCTATTTCACTGGCCTGGAGCTCCCGGGGGAGCTGAAGCTGGATGCACCCTACAACTTCAACCACCCTTTCTCCATCAACAATCTGATGTCAGAACAGACACCAGCACCTCCTAAACTGGACGTGGGGTTTGGGGGCtatggggcagagggtggggagccTGGGGTGTACTACCAGGGTGTCTATTCCCGCTCTCTGCTTAACGCATCCTAG